One window of Methanomassiliicoccales archaeon genomic DNA carries:
- a CDS encoding aldehyde ferredoxin oxidoreductase encodes MITLGEKVATKILRLDMTELKATMEDVPDKWKNLGGRGLTSSIVAEEVPADCHPLGPNNKLVLAPGIVTGTKAPTSGRLSVGGKSPLTGGIKEANAGTSFAQKVARLGLKAIVVEGHRKKDDYFMVNILKDEIEFHDATIWSNMGLYKAYDDIRARFGVDVGICACGIAGEMGGAGAGVAFNDPEGMPSRYAGRGGLGAVMAARGLKFIVIDDSGGPGVKMADEEVFKIGTKKLTNALTSHDITKKGGTLNTYGTSALVNVINEAGALPHRNFSAGYDDMAPMVSGEKKAEVIKARGGERPHACSPGCIIRCSEVWVKQGGVDPVGVLEYESVWALGPNCGIYDLDDVGELNRACNDLGLDTIEMGDTMGVAMEGGLADFGDGKKAIKLMKEIENKTATGRLLANGCAFAGQAFGVHRVPAVKGQGLPAYDPRPIKGIGVTYATTPMGADHTAGYAIAPEILGVGGKLDPLDKKKGQLSRNFQNYTAFIDSSGYCLFTTFATVDIPEGFDGIVESCNGVLGTKWSADDAIALGSKIVLLERDFNIRAGFSNEDDRLPEFFRIEPLPPSNEVYDVPDEELDSVFGK; translated from the coding sequence ATGATAACATTAGGTGAGAAGGTGGCTACCAAAATCTTAAGATTGGATATGACCGAGCTCAAGGCCACCATGGAGGATGTCCCCGACAAGTGGAAGAATCTTGGTGGAAGGGGGTTGACATCGTCCATAGTGGCTGAAGAGGTCCCAGCGGACTGCCATCCATTGGGACCGAACAACAAGCTCGTTCTAGCACCTGGTATAGTTACTGGTACGAAGGCACCGACTTCTGGTAGACTATCGGTTGGGGGAAAATCGCCCCTGACGGGGGGAATTAAGGAGGCTAACGCGGGAACCAGCTTCGCGCAGAAGGTGGCCCGACTTGGGCTCAAGGCCATAGTGGTCGAAGGACATCGCAAGAAAGATGACTACTTCATGGTCAACATACTCAAGGATGAGATCGAGTTCCACGATGCTACCATTTGGTCGAACATGGGACTGTATAAGGCGTACGATGATATTCGCGCACGATTCGGTGTCGATGTGGGCATCTGCGCCTGCGGCATAGCCGGTGAAATGGGAGGAGCGGGGGCCGGAGTGGCTTTCAACGACCCAGAGGGAATGCCCTCGAGGTACGCGGGAAGAGGAGGACTTGGAGCTGTAATGGCCGCCCGCGGTCTGAAGTTCATCGTAATCGATGATTCTGGCGGGCCGGGGGTGAAAATGGCCGACGAGGAGGTCTTCAAGATCGGGACCAAGAAGCTGACCAATGCTCTTACCTCGCATGACATCACCAAGAAGGGTGGTACCCTCAATACCTATGGAACATCCGCCCTTGTGAATGTCATCAATGAAGCTGGAGCGTTACCCCACCGCAACTTCTCCGCCGGATACGATGACATGGCACCAATGGTGTCTGGAGAGAAGAAGGCCGAGGTCATCAAGGCCAGAGGAGGAGAGAGGCCGCACGCCTGCAGCCCAGGTTGCATCATCCGATGTTCTGAAGTATGGGTGAAGCAGGGTGGCGTCGATCCAGTTGGCGTTCTCGAGTACGAGTCCGTGTGGGCTCTGGGGCCGAACTGCGGCATCTACGACCTAGACGACGTGGGAGAGCTGAACAGAGCATGCAACGATTTGGGCTTGGACACTATCGAGATGGGTGACACAATGGGTGTGGCCATGGAAGGAGGTCTCGCAGACTTCGGCGACGGCAAGAAGGCCATCAAGCTGATGAAGGAGATCGAGAATAAGACCGCAACCGGGCGCCTGCTGGCTAACGGATGTGCTTTTGCGGGACAGGCCTTCGGCGTTCACAGGGTCCCAGCGGTGAAGGGTCAGGGGCTGCCCGCCTACGACCCCAGGCCGATCAAGGGAATCGGTGTGACCTACGCCACGACTCCCATGGGTGCGGACCACACGGCTGGATATGCGATAGCTCCAGAGATCCTTGGCGTGGGGGGTAAACTAGATCCCTTGGACAAGAAGAAGGGACAGCTATCAAGGAACTTCCAGAATTACACCGCCTTCATCGACTCTTCGGGATACTGCCTGTTCACGACCTTCGCGACCGTGGACATACCCGAGGGATTTGATGGTATTGTGGAATCCTGCAACGGAGTGCTGGGAACAAAATGGTCCGCAGACGACGCGATCGCCCTCGGTTCCAAGATAGTGCTCTTGGAGAGGGACTTCAACATCAGAGCGGGATTCTCCAACGAGGACGACAGGCTCCCCGAGTTCTTCAGGATCGAACCGTTGCCTCCGTCGAACGAGGTCTACGACGTCCCAGATGAAGAGCTGGACAGTGTGTTCGGGAAGTGA
- a CDS encoding hydantoinase/oxoprolinase family protein encodes MKFGLGIDTGGTYTDSVILDMGTGNVLSKAKAPTTREDLSKGISNSLSQLDRDLFPCIKLVSLSSTLATNSVVEGKGSRVALIAIGEEYSLSVPTEKRIKVKGRHDLAGEETEPLDVDKAKGFILEVRDFVDAFAVSGYLGVRNPEHEVETKELISTLTHLPVVCGHELSTDLGFQERTLTAVLNARLIPVISELISSAKLILEELQIQAPLMIMKGDGSIMSEKVARERPVETILSGPAASINGAKYLTDEEDAVIIDMGGTTTDIGILRDGMPRLDPEGARIANWRTRVRAISVSTGGIGGDSRIVVNRGNIRLLPNRVIPLCHACSIYPRIRERLEKLDLDEKYSDPTYIDKSRLYQPTDFLIFNRIPKNFRLGNEDWQILSVLEEGPGLLTDLKERTGILPFSYSISRLEEYGVISRVGLTPTDILHVEGSYVIHDPSASILAVRFYSERLGTSPKEFCTMVKQKVIDEISRELLRKLVYEETRETSYCPVADHLVEMMVAGMRGPDYSCRMDLHKKIIGIGAPVETYLPSVARNMGTELIVPDHSEVGNAVGAITGSIIETVEILIQPKPGMAGLEDPPCSVHLPGEKKDFERLSQAIAYARELGEEIVVSRARQSGAHGIEVFKEEEPIALSGLENGDRDLLIQLNMVFRSIGKPMQFYERA; translated from the coding sequence ATGAAATTTGGCCTGGGCATCGACACCGGTGGCACTTACACCGATTCAGTCATTCTTGACATGGGGACCGGAAATGTATTGAGCAAGGCGAAAGCACCAACCACCCGGGAAGATCTTTCAAAGGGAATCTCAAATTCCCTATCTCAGCTGGACAGGGATCTATTCCCTTGCATCAAGCTGGTCTCGCTGTCTTCCACACTTGCCACGAATTCCGTGGTAGAGGGAAAGGGATCAAGGGTAGCCCTGATCGCCATTGGTGAGGAATACAGCCTTTCGGTTCCAACCGAGAAGCGGATCAAGGTGAAGGGAAGGCATGACCTTGCGGGGGAGGAGACCGAACCTCTTGATGTCGATAAGGCCAAGGGGTTCATCCTCGAGGTAAGGGATTTCGTGGACGCGTTCGCCGTCTCGGGTTACTTGGGAGTGAGGAATCCAGAACACGAGGTCGAGACCAAAGAACTCATCAGCACCTTGACTCACCTTCCCGTGGTATGTGGTCACGAGCTTTCCACCGATCTTGGATTTCAAGAGAGAACATTGACAGCCGTTCTCAATGCCAGGCTGATACCAGTGATATCGGAACTGATCTCGTCAGCGAAATTGATACTGGAAGAGTTACAGATTCAAGCCCCCTTGATGATCATGAAGGGGGACGGATCGATTATGAGCGAGAAGGTGGCAAGGGAACGTCCCGTGGAAACGATACTGTCAGGGCCTGCGGCAAGCATCAACGGGGCCAAATATCTGACGGATGAGGAAGACGCGGTGATCATCGACATGGGCGGCACCACCACCGACATAGGGATTCTCAGAGACGGAATGCCCAGGCTGGACCCCGAGGGGGCCAGGATCGCCAACTGGAGGACAAGGGTGAGGGCCATAAGCGTCTCCACCGGAGGGATAGGCGGCGACAGCCGGATCGTGGTGAACCGAGGAAACATCCGACTCCTACCCAACAGGGTCATTCCCTTGTGTCATGCCTGTTCCATCTATCCCAGGATCCGAGAACGATTGGAGAAGTTGGATCTGGACGAGAAGTACTCGGATCCCACATACATCGACAAATCCAGGCTTTATCAACCGACGGATTTCCTGATCTTCAACAGGATACCCAAGAACTTCCGGCTGGGCAATGAGGACTGGCAGATCTTGAGTGTACTAGAAGAGGGACCAGGCCTCCTGACGGATCTCAAGGAGAGAACGGGGATACTTCCCTTCTCCTACAGCATCAGCCGTCTTGAGGAATATGGTGTCATCAGTCGGGTGGGATTGACCCCAACCGACATCCTTCACGTAGAAGGATCATATGTGATACACGATCCATCCGCATCGATATTGGCCGTGCGGTTCTATAGCGAGCGGCTGGGGACGAGTCCCAAAGAGTTCTGCACAATGGTGAAACAGAAGGTCATTGACGAGATTTCCAGGGAACTGTTGAGGAAGCTGGTGTACGAGGAGACGAGGGAGACATCCTACTGCCCGGTGGCGGATCATCTGGTTGAAATGATGGTCGCTGGAATGAGAGGACCGGACTACTCCTGCAGAATGGACCTCCATAAGAAGATCATCGGGATTGGCGCTCCAGTCGAGACATATCTCCCCTCGGTGGCAAGGAACATGGGAACCGAACTAATCGTTCCAGATCACAGCGAGGTCGGGAATGCGGTGGGCGCCATTACAGGGAGCATCATCGAGACCGTGGAGATACTGATCCAACCCAAGCCAGGAATGGCTGGGCTGGAGGATCCGCCATGCTCTGTGCATCTGCCCGGCGAAAAGAAGGACTTCGAAAGGCTCTCCCAGGCCATCGCGTACGCCAGGGAACTGGGAGAGGAGATCGTGGTCAGCAGGGCACGTCAATCAGGTGCCCACGGAATTGAGGTGTTCAAGGAGGAGGAGCCGATCGCGCTCTCTGGTCTGGAGAATGGGGATCGGGACCTACTGATACAGCTGAACATGGTCTTCAGATCAATAGGAAAGCCAATGCAGTTCTATGAGAGGGCGTAG
- a CDS encoding DUF4445 domain-containing protein encodes MPKVLFEPSGLSVITSSEAGSLAEIAEHNGISLEMVCGGRGKCGRCKVIIKENAPPINEEDRAHISEEDLGRGIRLACLVTVSDDMVVEVPAESMRGDQVILEDSAISIAMEPVVRTLRLRVPTASLDNPVADLERFNLALGENEISTRLPSPHVLNSLSASLRSGEEILAVVRQGEILGVLQEGNEGVNGLAVDIGTTTVVAYLMDLETGECLAVRSMMNPQIKYGDDVLSRMTYVMRNEGGAETLQNVISSAIEKLVGECCREAGRSRQSVYEMVIVGNTAMHHLFFGLDTYGLGRAPYVPVVAEPFEVKASSLGINLAQESYAYSLPNVAGFVGADHMSVLIASRIWESEEPRMVIDIGTNGEISIGSSNGVASTSCAAGPALEGGNIKHGMRGSSGAIDHIIIGDDLEVTVSTINGAKAKGICGSAVVDAIAEMFRAGIINERGKIDRELDHPRICNIDGALQFVLAPESESANGEVISITQKDIGEVLSAKAAMYVGAVALMEEMGITQDELDSILLAGAFGNYISPRSALFMGMLPEIPLERIIPIGNAAGSGAKIALLNRGSRMEAERLAKNIKYIELAARSNFQEQFFEALFLPHFRDELFPGVISQLRR; translated from the coding sequence ATGCCCAAGGTACTGTTTGAACCATCCGGCCTATCGGTGATCACATCATCGGAGGCAGGTTCGCTCGCCGAGATCGCTGAGCACAACGGCATATCTCTGGAGATGGTCTGCGGTGGAAGGGGAAAATGCGGCAGGTGCAAGGTCATTATCAAGGAGAATGCGCCGCCAATAAACGAAGAGGACCGGGCTCACATCTCGGAGGAAGACCTTGGGCGAGGGATTAGACTCGCATGCCTTGTGACCGTTTCAGATGACATGGTGGTCGAGGTACCGGCAGAATCAATGAGAGGTGACCAGGTCATCCTCGAGGATTCAGCCATATCGATCGCAATGGAACCTGTTGTTCGCACCTTGAGATTGAGAGTACCCACAGCTTCTCTTGATAATCCCGTTGCTGACCTAGAGAGGTTCAACTTGGCGCTTGGGGAGAACGAAATCTCTACCAGATTGCCGTCCCCCCATGTGCTCAACTCCCTTTCAGCCAGTCTGAGGTCAGGCGAGGAGATCCTGGCCGTGGTTCGCCAAGGAGAGATACTTGGAGTTCTCCAAGAGGGGAACGAGGGAGTCAATGGATTGGCCGTGGATATCGGTACCACCACGGTCGTCGCGTACCTCATGGACCTTGAAACCGGTGAATGTCTTGCCGTCAGGTCCATGATGAATCCTCAGATCAAGTACGGCGATGATGTACTCTCAAGGATGACCTATGTCATGCGCAACGAGGGCGGGGCCGAGACCTTGCAGAACGTCATTTCTTCCGCGATAGAAAAGCTGGTTGGTGAATGCTGCAGGGAAGCAGGAAGATCCAGACAGAGCGTTTACGAGATGGTGATCGTGGGCAACACCGCCATGCACCATCTATTCTTCGGGCTCGATACATACGGGCTTGGACGCGCCCCCTACGTACCCGTTGTGGCGGAGCCCTTCGAGGTAAAGGCCAGCAGTCTTGGGATCAATCTCGCTCAGGAGAGCTACGCATATTCGCTTCCAAACGTGGCCGGATTCGTGGGCGCTGATCACATGAGCGTCCTCATAGCCTCTCGGATTTGGGAGAGTGAAGAGCCACGTATGGTCATCGATATCGGTACTAATGGCGAGATCTCAATTGGCAGCTCCAATGGAGTGGCAAGCACATCATGCGCGGCCGGTCCCGCTCTTGAGGGCGGGAACATCAAGCATGGTATGAGGGGCTCAAGTGGAGCCATAGATCATATCATCATAGGGGACGACCTTGAGGTAACAGTCTCCACCATCAACGGGGCCAAGGCCAAGGGTATATGCGGGTCCGCGGTGGTCGATGCCATAGCCGAGATGTTCCGGGCGGGCATCATTAACGAAAGGGGCAAGATAGACAGGGAACTGGATCATCCGCGAATATGCAATATCGACGGAGCGCTTCAATTCGTCCTTGCCCCAGAGAGCGAGTCGGCCAATGGGGAAGTGATCTCCATCACCCAGAAGGATATCGGAGAGGTCCTCAGTGCCAAGGCGGCAATGTACGTGGGAGCGGTCGCCCTCATGGAGGAGATGGGAATAACCCAGGATGAACTAGACAGCATACTGCTTGCTGGAGCCTTCGGCAATTACATCTCACCAAGGAGCGCGCTGTTCATGGGTATGCTGCCAGAGATTCCACTGGAACGGATAATACCGATCGGGAACGCAGCGGGTTCCGGCGCAAAGATCGCTCTTCTCAACCGCGGATCAAGGATGGAAGCTGAGCGGCTGGCTAAGAACATTAAGTACATCGAGCTGGCGGCTCGTTCCAATTTCCAGGAGCAGTTCTTCGAGGCTCTATTCCTCCCCCATTTCCGGGACGAGTTATTTCCAGGCGTAATATCTCAGCTGCGTCGTTGA
- a CDS encoding glycerol dehydrogenase: MDWIKPQLPFVWKSPAIYVQGPEASKDTGKYCGHLGKKAFIMGGTTALKIAGENVRNSLAENGVEVADEYPGVWLCSDTENNKVTEAAKASEADFIVGVGGGSMCDVARRVANNVDMGGKLVLVGTVASMAGFTSALSVIYNDDLTWNRYDLYPEDTHAVIMDSKIIAEGPVSQTINGMGDAMCIKFEMEASKQAETPTLVGGYSTVSSRLIANECWNQLREFGVQALAANRHKVVTPALERIIETNTLMAGVGFESGGLAGGHGIHDGLVGAGLLALHRKADRHIPHGQVISFTTITQMILEDRPSEEIWEAIAWADSVGLSITFEDLLGKGVSPDLDLIWAGACKSCMQDKVLLLGATPVSPARVYSALITADELGTKYREEIKPNW, from the coding sequence ATGGACTGGATAAAGCCCCAGCTTCCATTCGTTTGGAAGTCTCCGGCCATCTATGTTCAGGGTCCCGAGGCTTCGAAGGACACTGGTAAATACTGTGGACACCTTGGAAAGAAGGCGTTCATAATGGGTGGAACGACGGCGTTGAAGATTGCCGGCGAGAACGTCAGGAACAGCCTTGCCGAGAACGGCGTAGAGGTTGCTGATGAGTATCCAGGCGTTTGGTTGTGTTCCGACACCGAGAACAACAAGGTAACCGAGGCGGCCAAGGCATCCGAGGCCGACTTCATCGTTGGAGTCGGCGGGGGATCGATGTGCGATGTCGCCAGGAGAGTTGCCAACAATGTGGATATGGGCGGCAAGCTTGTTCTTGTTGGAACAGTCGCCTCCATGGCTGGTTTCACCAGCGCTCTCTCGGTCATATACAACGACGATCTGACATGGAACAGGTACGATCTCTATCCAGAGGACACTCACGCGGTAATCATGGATTCAAAGATCATCGCGGAAGGTCCAGTATCCCAGACCATAAACGGAATGGGAGACGCGATGTGCATCAAGTTCGAGATGGAGGCTTCCAAGCAGGCCGAGACGCCCACGCTTGTAGGGGGATATTCCACCGTCTCTTCCAGGCTAATCGCGAATGAGTGCTGGAACCAGCTGAGGGAGTTCGGTGTCCAGGCCTTGGCAGCCAACAGGCATAAGGTGGTCACACCTGCGCTCGAGAGGATTATCGAGACCAACACCCTTATGGCGGGTGTGGGATTCGAGAGCGGCGGCCTGGCTGGAGGACACGGAATTCACGATGGTCTGGTTGGAGCTGGATTGCTAGCCCTGCACCGCAAGGCGGACAGGCACATACCGCACGGTCAGGTGATATCGTTCACCACCATAACCCAGATGATCCTTGAGGACCGACCTTCGGAAGAGATCTGGGAGGCAATTGCCTGGGCAGACTCCGTCGGGCTGTCGATAACCTTCGAGGACCTGCTGGGCAAGGGAGTCTCACCGGATCTTGACCTGATCTGGGCTGGTGCCTGCAAGTCCTGCATGCAGGACAAGGTGCTATTGCTGGGAGCGACACCAGTGAGTCCTGCAAGGGTATACTCCGCTCTGATCACCGCGGATGAGCTAGGTACCAAGTACAGGGAAGAAATCAAGCCTAACTGGTGA
- a CDS encoding cobalamin-binding protein, with product MYEELAQATAVGDVKKVTVLVDGALESGKEPTEIVEKGLAAGMEIIGEKYDKGEAYLVDVIVAANAFKIAMNLIRPHFKATDKKIGTAVMGTVEGDIHDLGKNLVCVALEVSGFNVIDLGNDVTPESFSSTIKSADADVLGMSTLITTTMVNMKNTVDLLNEDGVRENVKVIGGGAPIDAAYMKEIGGDLYAPNAFEAVTVIKKAMGA from the coding sequence TTGTATGAAGAATTGGCACAGGCAACCGCGGTTGGTGATGTCAAGAAAGTCACAGTGCTTGTTGACGGAGCTCTCGAATCGGGTAAAGAACCCACAGAGATCGTTGAAAAAGGTCTCGCAGCCGGAATGGAGATCATCGGTGAGAAGTACGACAAAGGGGAAGCGTATCTCGTTGACGTCATCGTAGCCGCAAACGCCTTCAAGATCGCTATGAACTTGATAAGGCCCCATTTCAAGGCTACTGACAAGAAGATAGGTACCGCAGTAATGGGAACCGTCGAGGGAGATATACACGATCTTGGGAAGAACCTCGTATGCGTCGCATTGGAGGTAAGCGGGTTCAACGTGATTGATCTCGGAAACGATGTCACGCCAGAATCATTCTCTTCCACGATCAAGTCCGCTGACGCTGATGTCTTGGGCATGTCCACCCTGATCACGACCACCATGGTTAATATGAAGAACACCGTCGATCTGTTGAATGAAGATGGTGTCAGGGAGAACGTGAAGGTCATTGGCGGGGGAGCGCCAATAGACGCCGCGTACATGAAGGAGATCGGCGGTGACCTGTACGCTCCGAACGCTTTTGAGGCGGTGACTGTGATCAAGAAAGCTATGGGGGCATAA
- a CDS encoding DUF1638 domain-containing protein produces the protein MEENGTLAIIGCLLMEDEMVHVITHDSSIKSVLVIENEVNDSILSKLNDGLEGVPIGLLNEDELQSLPKNDGFSILVWMKDMALHESPEILKKDMIETIRKLRGTCDAAMLFYGLCGNALKDIGGLSKEAGMPVTILRDSRGEIVDDCIAAVIGGREAYQKIVSRDLGVFFLTPMWAEVWREMAVRTRVVPPGYDISLYKMVLQSSGYTKVIKIDTGLNDAEKFEDQAVEFAEIFELEKVDMNGDLDLVKESYEKAKATIKDEVST, from the coding sequence GTGGAAGAGAACGGCACACTAGCTATCATCGGCTGCCTCCTCATGGAGGACGAGATGGTTCACGTCATTACTCATGATTCCAGTATCAAGAGCGTCCTCGTTATAGAGAACGAGGTGAATGACAGCATACTGTCCAAACTCAATGACGGGCTTGAAGGGGTTCCCATCGGGCTGTTGAACGAGGATGAACTCCAATCACTTCCCAAGAATGATGGGTTCTCGATCCTTGTCTGGATGAAGGACATGGCGCTCCATGAGAGCCCCGAGATACTGAAGAAGGACATGATAGAGACCATTCGGAAGCTCAGGGGAACCTGCGATGCCGCCATGCTGTTCTACGGGCTATGCGGGAACGCGCTCAAGGATATTGGCGGCCTATCCAAAGAAGCGGGGATGCCGGTCACCATACTCAGGGATTCGAGGGGAGAGATCGTGGACGATTGCATCGCTGCTGTCATAGGTGGAAGAGAAGCTTACCAGAAGATCGTCAGCAGGGATCTGGGTGTTTTCTTTCTGACACCGATGTGGGCGGAGGTCTGGAGGGAGATGGCAGTGAGAACGAGGGTGGTTCCACCGGGATACGATATCAGCCTCTACAAGATGGTACTCCAGAGCTCTGGATACACGAAGGTCATCAAGATCGACACGGGATTGAATGACGCCGAGAAGTTCGAAGATCAAGCGGTGGAGTTCGCTGAGATATTCGAACTCGAGAAGGTGGACATGAATGGAGATCTGGACCTCGTGAAGGAATCCTACGAGAAGGCGAAGGCCACTATCAAAGATGAAGTATCCACCTGA
- a CDS encoding Mrp/NBP35 family ATP-binding protein, which produces MAEEATIPMANEEDLKVLSNLKRIKHVIIVMSGKGGVGKSTVAANLAVALSMKGYETGLMDVDIHGPNIPKMLKIEDAVITGDKTGLYPVQVPPHLKVMSMAFLLQDRDAPIIWRGPMKMGAIRQFIGDVKWGDLDYLIVDLPPGTGDEPLSIAQLIPKADGSIVVTTPQDVALLDSRKSVNFSRSLKLPVIGIIENMSGMVCPHCGEHIDLFKIGGGKRSAEELGVPYLGGVPIDPKVVHSGDDGMPIVLYDSGSQAASAFMEIVDKITDKLKKND; this is translated from the coding sequence ATGGCAGAGGAAGCAACAATACCCATGGCTAACGAAGAGGACCTGAAGGTCTTGAGCAATTTGAAGCGAATAAAGCACGTTATCATAGTCATGAGCGGCAAGGGCGGTGTGGGAAAAAGCACGGTTGCCGCCAACCTTGCGGTCGCACTTTCAATGAAGGGATATGAAACGGGTCTGATGGACGTGGACATTCACGGGCCCAACATCCCAAAGATGCTCAAGATAGAGGACGCCGTCATTACTGGAGATAAAACAGGGTTGTACCCTGTTCAGGTACCCCCACACCTAAAGGTGATGTCCATGGCGTTCCTCCTCCAGGACAGAGACGCCCCTATCATCTGGAGGGGACCCATGAAGATGGGAGCTATAAGGCAGTTCATTGGGGATGTGAAATGGGGTGATCTGGACTACCTCATAGTAGACCTTCCCCCAGGTACTGGTGATGAGCCATTGAGCATCGCTCAGCTAATCCCAAAGGCTGATGGCTCCATCGTCGTGACCACCCCGCAGGACGTGGCACTGCTCGATTCCAGGAAATCGGTCAACTTCTCACGATCGCTCAAGCTGCCCGTAATCGGAATAATCGAGAACATGAGCGGCATGGTCTGCCCTCACTGTGGAGAACACATTGACCTGTTCAAGATCGGAGGGGGTAAGAGATCCGCTGAGGAACTTGGCGTTCCCTACTTGGGTGGTGTTCCAATAGATCCCAAGGTAGTACACTCAGGAGACGATGGCATGCCTATCGTGCTGTACGATTCTGGCTCTCAGGCAGCGAGTGCCTTCATGGAAATCGTGGACAAGATCACCGACAAACTGAAAAAGAATGATTAA
- a CDS encoding dinitrogenase iron-molybdenum cofactor biosynthesis protein, whose protein sequence is MKLCVTSQGDDLDSEVDPRFGRCAYFLIVDTVSMEFEAVLNGGVGAAGGAGVQAAQAVAGLGAEAVATGNIGPNAFEALSAAGIRMFTGASGTVRRTVEAFKTGALKETTAGPTTGSHSGMRGGRGRM, encoded by the coding sequence ATGAAATTATGCGTGACATCACAGGGCGACGATCTCGATTCAGAGGTCGACCCCCGGTTCGGAAGATGCGCCTACTTCTTGATAGTGGACACCGTGAGCATGGAGTTCGAGGCCGTCTTGAACGGGGGAGTGGGCGCGGCAGGCGGTGCTGGTGTCCAGGCCGCACAGGCAGTAGCTGGACTAGGCGCTGAGGCAGTGGCCACCGGCAATATTGGACCAAACGCTTTCGAGGCTCTGAGTGCGGCGGGGATTCGCATGTTCACCGGAGCTTCCGGGACGGTGAGAAGAACGGTGGAGGCTTTCAAAACGGGCGCACTCAAGGAGACGACCGCTGGCCCTACTACAGGCTCGCACTCAGGAATGAGAGGTGGAAGAGGAAGGATGTGA
- a CDS encoding dinitrogenase iron-molybdenum cofactor biosynthesis protein codes for MKVAVPTNGERGLDEEVGLHFGKVPTYTIVDTQTNLVKIVENTSEHRGGVGLPPDLIAKTGADVMIVFNAGMRAINRLQELGIDVYTGAQGTVREAIEALQDGRLEPANAQNACKEHEH; via the coding sequence ATGAAGGTAGCAGTACCGACCAATGGAGAGCGGGGGCTGGACGAAGAGGTTGGCCTCCATTTCGGCAAGGTACCCACATACACAATCGTTGACACCCAGACCAACCTTGTCAAGATAGTTGAGAACACCAGCGAACATCGTGGAGGGGTGGGGCTTCCACCGGACCTGATCGCGAAAACCGGTGCCGATGTCATGATAGTCTTCAATGCGGGAATGAGGGCTATAAATCGACTGCAGGAGCTGGGAATCGATGTCTACACCGGAGCCCAAGGCACGGTGAGGGAGGCAATAGAAGCGCTCCAGGATGGTAGATTGGAACCTGCAAACGCCCAGAATGCCTGTAAAGAGCATGAGCACTAG
- a CDS encoding P-loop NTPase, giving the protein MKIAVASGKGGTGKTTVAVNLALSLKKCTLVDCDVEEPNCAIFLNTSMQKLEEVRLPVPVFDLDRCTYCGKCADFCMYNAIAVFPEKLLFFQDMCHSCGGCAILCPENAVTESTRKIGEIDHARIAELDIYQGKLEVGEPLAVPIIRRVKEYAKDHSVVIYDAPPGTACPVIDTLKDADIALLVTEPTPFGLHDLKLAVDVVRKMNIPLGVIINRDGVGNDCVDRYCEEEGIEIVMRIPNDRRIAEMYSNGIPFIFELQEYREIMLQSYWRIYQIAEAGP; this is encoded by the coding sequence ATGAAGATAGCCGTCGCAAGCGGGAAAGGCGGCACGGGAAAGACCACGGTGGCTGTGAACCTCGCCTTGTCCCTCAAGAAGTGTACCCTCGTTGATTGCGATGTGGAGGAGCCAAATTGTGCCATTTTCCTCAACACGTCCATGCAGAAATTGGAGGAAGTGAGACTTCCTGTCCCGGTATTCGATCTGGATAGGTGTACCTACTGTGGCAAATGTGCTGATTTCTGCATGTACAATGCCATCGCGGTCTTTCCCGAAAAGCTGCTGTTCTTCCAAGACATGTGCCATTCTTGTGGTGGATGTGCGATCCTGTGTCCAGAGAACGCAGTTACCGAATCCACGAGGAAAATTGGTGAGATAGACCACGCCCGCATTGCCGAACTGGACATCTACCAGGGAAAGCTGGAGGTAGGGGAACCCCTTGCAGTGCCCATCATCAGGAGAGTCAAGGAGTACGCCAAAGATCATTCCGTGGTGATTTACGATGCCCCTCCCGGGACGGCATGTCCCGTGATTGACACCCTGAAGGATGCTGACATAGCCCTGCTGGTCACAGAGCCAACGCCGTTCGGCCTACACGATCTGAAGCTTGCCGTCGATGTCGTCAGGAAGATGAACATCCCTTTAGGGGTGATAATCAACCGGGATGGAGTGGGCAATGATTGTGTGGATCGCTATTGTGAAGAGGAGGGCATAGAGATCGTCATGCGCATCCCCAATGATCGCAGGATCGCAGAGATGTACTCGAATGGGATACCTTTCATCTTTGAGTTACAAGAGTACAGGGAGATCATGCTCCAGTCCTATTGGAGGATATATCAGATAGCGGAGGCGGGACCGTGA